The following proteins are encoded in a genomic region of Methylibium petroleiphilum PM1:
- a CDS encoding HAD-IA family hydrolase, producing the protein MMNFDAIAFDLDGTLVDSAPDIAHALNAGLDEVRLQRFDLARVRGWIGDGPDALIARAMNAQDLDAVSTALLTPRVRAAFDRATLAAPLQHGQVYDGIAELLAQLKPHRPLAVVTNKPTRLARAVLEAAGLLDCFATVHGADTKAQRKPSPLLLENAADQLGVSTGRLLMVGDSILDLRAAHAAGAQAALVQWGYGHLTVPETLDAWRVATPAQLAARLHLQSAPCAQNT; encoded by the coding sequence ATGATGAACTTCGACGCCATCGCCTTCGACCTCGACGGCACGCTGGTCGACAGCGCACCCGACATTGCGCACGCGCTGAATGCCGGCCTGGACGAGGTGCGCCTGCAGCGCTTCGATCTCGCCCGCGTGCGCGGCTGGATCGGCGACGGCCCGGACGCGCTCATCGCGCGAGCGATGAATGCGCAGGACCTCGACGCGGTCAGCACCGCGCTGCTGACGCCGCGCGTGCGCGCCGCATTCGATCGCGCCACGCTCGCGGCGCCGCTGCAGCATGGCCAGGTCTACGACGGCATCGCCGAGCTGCTGGCGCAGCTGAAGCCGCACCGACCACTCGCCGTCGTGACCAACAAGCCGACCCGGCTCGCCCGTGCCGTGCTGGAGGCTGCCGGGCTGCTGGACTGCTTCGCCACCGTGCACGGCGCCGACACGAAGGCGCAACGCAAGCCTTCGCCACTGCTGCTGGAAAACGCGGCAGACCAGCTCGGCGTCTCGACGGGTCGCCTGCTGATGGTGGGCGACAGCATCCTCGATCTGCGAGCGGCCCACGCGGCGGGCGCCCAGGCCGCGCTGGTGCAGTGGGGCTACGGCCACCTGACCGTGCCCGAGACCCTCGACGCCTGGCGCGTGGCGACGCCGGCGCAGCTGGCGGCCCGACTGCACCTGCAGTCCGCCCCCTGCGCCCAGAACACCTAA
- a CDS encoding class 1 fructose-bisphosphatase, which produces MPTGGKSTLTQFLIEERRKHPAATGELNALITDVSLACKAISRKVAFGGLAGVLGSAGSGNVQGEEQKTLDVLSNTMFLRATEWGGHVAGMVSEELEAPYTLPPQYARGKYLLMFDPLDGSSNIDVNVTVGSIFAIHRAPQPRQDPQPQDYLQPGTTMVCGGYAIYGPSTMLVLTLGDGTHAFTLDPQLGEWVLSHPNLRIPEKTREFAINASNSRFWEPAVKRYVDECLAGSTGPRGTDFNMRWIASLVAETHRILMRGGVFLYPRDSKDPNKAGRLRLLYEANPISFLIEQAGGMASTGRKRLLEVQPEDIHQRIGFVFGSTEEVARIEAYHRDEPPTPYNSPLFGKRGLFAEAG; this is translated from the coding sequence ATGCCCACTGGAGGAAAGTCGACCCTCACGCAGTTCCTCATCGAGGAACGGCGCAAGCACCCCGCCGCGACCGGGGAGCTCAATGCACTGATCACCGACGTGTCGCTCGCCTGCAAGGCGATCTCGCGCAAGGTGGCGTTCGGCGGACTGGCCGGCGTGCTGGGCAGCGCCGGCTCCGGCAACGTGCAGGGCGAGGAGCAGAAGACGCTCGATGTGCTGAGCAACACGATGTTCCTGCGCGCCACCGAATGGGGCGGGCACGTGGCCGGCATGGTGTCCGAGGAGCTGGAGGCGCCGTACACGCTGCCGCCGCAGTACGCCCGGGGCAAGTACCTGCTGATGTTCGACCCCCTGGACGGCTCGTCGAACATCGACGTCAATGTCACCGTCGGCAGCATCTTCGCGATCCATCGTGCGCCGCAGCCACGCCAGGACCCGCAACCGCAGGACTACCTGCAGCCGGGCACGACGATGGTCTGCGGTGGCTACGCGATCTACGGGCCGTCGACGATGCTGGTGCTGACGCTGGGCGACGGCACGCACGCCTTCACGCTCGACCCGCAGCTCGGCGAGTGGGTGCTGAGCCATCCGAACCTTCGCATCCCCGAGAAGACCCGCGAGTTCGCGATCAACGCGTCGAACAGCCGCTTCTGGGAGCCGGCCGTCAAGCGCTACGTCGACGAGTGCCTGGCCGGCAGCACCGGCCCGCGCGGCACCGACTTCAACATGCGCTGGATCGCGTCGCTGGTCGCCGAGACCCACCGCATCCTGATGCGCGGCGGTGTCTTCCTCTACCCGCGTGACAGCAAAGATCCGAACAAGGCCGGCCGACTGCGCCTGCTTTACGAGGCCAACCCGATCTCCTTCCTGATCGAGCAGGCCGGCGGCATGGCGAGCACAGGCCGCAAGCGCCTGCTGGAGGTGCAGCCGGAAGACATCCATCAGCGCATCGGCTTCGTGTTCGGCTCGACCGAGGAGGTGGCCCGCATCGAGGCCTACCACCGCGACGAACCTCCGACCCCCTACAACTCGCCGCTGTTCGGCAAGCGCGGCCTGTTCGCGGAAGCCGGCTGA
- a CDS encoding phosphoribulokinase: MSASHPIIAITGSSGAGTTSVTRTFENIFRRESIRSVIIEGDSFHRYDRKAMKAAMAEHETAGNPHFSHFGEDANLFAELEQLFRGYGESGTGQARKYLHNAEEAAPYKQEPGTFTPWETLPDSELLFYEGLHGGVKTDKVDIARHADLLIGVVPVINLEWIQKLHRDRNARGYSTEAVTDVILRRMHEYVHYICPQFTRTHINFQRVPVVDTSDPFIARTIPTADESLVVIRFADPRGFDFPYLLSMLHDSFMSRANTLVVPGGKMELAMQLIFTPMVMRLIERRKKRLAA, encoded by the coding sequence ATGTCCGCATCGCATCCCATCATCGCCATCACCGGCTCGTCGGGTGCAGGCACCACGTCGGTGACCCGCACCTTCGAGAACATCTTCCGCCGCGAAAGCATCCGCTCCGTCATCATCGAGGGCGACAGCTTCCACCGCTATGACCGCAAGGCGATGAAGGCGGCGATGGCGGAACACGAGACCGCCGGCAACCCGCACTTCAGCCACTTCGGCGAAGATGCCAACCTGTTCGCCGAACTCGAGCAACTGTTCCGCGGCTACGGCGAATCCGGCACGGGCCAGGCGCGCAAGTACCTGCACAACGCCGAGGAGGCAGCCCCCTACAAGCAGGAGCCCGGCACCTTCACCCCCTGGGAGACGCTGCCGGACAGCGAACTGCTGTTCTACGAGGGGCTGCATGGCGGGGTGAAGACCGACAAGGTCGACATCGCCCGGCATGCCGACCTGCTGATCGGCGTGGTGCCGGTCATCAACCTCGAATGGATCCAGAAGCTGCACCGCGACCGGAACGCGCGCGGCTACTCGACCGAGGCCGTCACCGACGTGATCCTGCGCCGCATGCACGAGTACGTGCACTACATCTGTCCGCAGTTCACGCGCACCCACATCAACTTCCAGCGCGTGCCGGTGGTCGACACCTCCGACCCGTTCATCGCCCGCACCATCCCGACGGCGGACGAAAGCCTGGTCGTGATCCGCTTCGCCGACCCGCGCGGATTCGACTTCCCCTACCTGCTGAGCATGCTGCACGACTCCTTCATGTCGCGCGCCAACACGCTCGTTGTACCGGGCGGGAAGATGGAGCTGGCGATGCAGCTGATCTTCACGCCAATGGTGATGCGCCTGATCGAGCGGCGCAAGAAGCGGCTGGCGGCCTGA
- the tkt gene encoding transketolase, whose amino-acid sequence MNATPDTLALRSQCANAIRALAMDAVQAANSGHPGMPMGMADIAEALWRHHLKHDPADPKWIDRDRFVVSNGHGSMLLYALLHLSGYDLPIDELKRFRQLHSRTPGHPEIDVTPGVETTTGPLGQGISNAVGMALAEKLLADEFNRPGHAVIDHRTYVFLGDGCLMEGISHEACSLAGTWQLNKLIAFYDDNGISIDGDVKGWFSDDTPGRFEAYGWTVLRDVDGHDFAALDRAIAQAQASDKPVLVCCKTRIGQGSPNRAGTAKAHGEALGEAEIALTRQALGWTAAPFDIPEAIEQAWSALEPGARRRRDWNDRFGAYAKAYPELAAELLRRLSATPALDHRTEAALASAIEGAEARHAAVATRKASQDVLQEVGPAMPELLGGSADLTGSNLTDWKGHRPLKGRGTGNHVHYGVREFGMAAIMNGVALHGGYRPFGGTFLTFADYARNAIRMSALMHLPVVYVFTHDSIGLGEDGPTHQPIEHASSLRLIPNVDVWRPADATETAVAWRQSLRRDDGPSCLLLSRQALPHGGDGRERIENIARGAYVLRRPEGERVALLASGSEIGIALQAAALLAADGIPARVVSVPCLDAFDRQDAAYRSAVIPRHLPRLAIEAGSTGLWWKYVGERGDVIGLDRFGESAPAAQLFKLFGLTAEAAAERARQLVRPQGAIAADSEFGTELNAVLSSN is encoded by the coding sequence ATGAACGCGACACCCGACACCCTGGCCCTGCGCAGCCAATGCGCCAATGCCATCCGCGCCCTCGCGATGGACGCCGTGCAGGCAGCCAATTCCGGCCATCCCGGCATGCCGATGGGCATGGCCGATATCGCCGAGGCGCTCTGGCGTCACCACCTGAAGCACGACCCGGCCGATCCGAAGTGGATCGACCGCGACCGCTTCGTCGTTTCGAACGGCCACGGGTCGATGCTGCTGTACGCGCTGCTGCACCTGAGTGGCTACGACCTGCCGATCGACGAGCTCAAGCGCTTCCGCCAGCTGCACTCGCGCACGCCGGGCCACCCCGAGATCGACGTCACGCCCGGTGTCGAAACCACCACCGGCCCGTTGGGCCAGGGGATCAGCAATGCCGTCGGCATGGCACTGGCCGAGAAGCTGCTGGCCGACGAGTTCAACCGCCCGGGCCATGCGGTGATCGATCACCGCACCTACGTCTTCCTCGGCGACGGCTGCCTGATGGAAGGCATCAGCCACGAGGCCTGTTCGCTGGCCGGCACCTGGCAGCTGAACAAGCTGATCGCCTTCTACGACGACAACGGCATCTCGATCGACGGCGACGTGAAGGGCTGGTTCTCCGATGACACGCCGGGCCGCTTCGAGGCCTACGGCTGGACGGTGCTGCGGGATGTCGACGGACACGACTTCGCGGCGCTCGACCGTGCCATCGCGCAGGCCCAGGCCTCCGACAAGCCCGTGCTGGTGTGCTGCAAGACGCGCATCGGCCAGGGTTCGCCGAATCGCGCCGGCACCGCCAAGGCTCACGGCGAGGCGCTGGGCGAGGCCGAGATCGCGCTGACGCGCCAGGCACTGGGCTGGACGGCGGCGCCGTTCGATATCCCCGAAGCGATCGAGCAGGCCTGGTCGGCGCTGGAGCCCGGCGCTCGCCGGCGGCGCGACTGGAACGACCGATTCGGCGCCTATGCGAAGGCCTATCCCGAACTGGCCGCGGAACTGCTGCGCAGGCTGTCCGCGACGCCCGCACTCGACCACAGGACCGAGGCTGCACTGGCGTCGGCGATCGAGGGCGCAGAGGCCCGGCATGCCGCCGTGGCCACCCGCAAGGCCTCGCAAGACGTGCTGCAGGAGGTGGGACCAGCCATGCCCGAGCTGCTGGGCGGCTCGGCCGACCTGACCGGCTCCAACCTCACGGACTGGAAGGGCCACCGTCCGCTCAAGGGGCGCGGCACCGGCAACCACGTGCACTACGGCGTGCGCGAGTTCGGCATGGCCGCCATCATGAACGGCGTGGCGCTGCACGGCGGATACCGGCCCTTCGGCGGTACGTTCCTGACCTTTGCCGACTATGCGCGCAATGCCATCCGCATGTCGGCGCTGATGCACCTGCCGGTCGTCTACGTCTTCACGCACGACTCCATCGGTCTCGGCGAAGACGGCCCGACCCATCAGCCGATCGAGCATGCGTCGAGCCTGCGGCTGATCCCCAACGTCGACGTCTGGCGCCCGGCCGACGCGACCGAGACGGCCGTCGCGTGGCGCCAGTCGCTGCGGCGCGACGACGGCCCCAGCTGCCTGCTGCTGTCGCGCCAGGCCCTGCCACACGGCGGTGACGGGCGCGAACGCATCGAGAACATCGCGCGCGGTGCCTACGTGCTGCGACGCCCCGAGGGCGAGCGCGTCGCGCTGCTGGCGAGCGGCTCGGAGATCGGCATCGCACTGCAGGCCGCCGCGCTGCTGGCCGCTGACGGCATCCCCGCGCGCGTCGTGTCGGTGCCCTGCCTCGACGCCTTCGATCGCCAGGACGCCGCCTACCGCAGCGCGGTGATCCCGCGTCACCTGCCGCGTCTGGCGATCGAGGCTGGCAGCACCGGTCTGTGGTGGAAGTACGTGGGCGAGCGTGGCGACGTGATCGGTCTCGACCGCTTCGGCGAATCGGCGCCGGCCGCGCAATTGTTCAAGTTGTTCGGACTCACGGCCGAGGCCGCCGCCGAGCGCGCGCGACAGCTGGTCCGTCCGCAAGGCGCCATCGCGGCCGACAGCGAGTTCGGCACCGAACTGAACGCCGTGCTGTCGTCCAACTGA
- the gap gene encoding type I glyceraldehyde-3-phosphate dehydrogenase, producing the protein MTTRIAINGYGRIGRNVLRALFESKRTGAARDIEIVAINDLGNAQTNAHLTRFDTVHGRFGLPVSHEGSDLVVDGHRIHVSSIRSPAELPWKQHGIDIVMECTGLFTSKAKAGAHLAAGARKVLISAPGGADVDATVVYGVNHGVLRAGHTVVSNASCTTNCLAPVAKVLNDGIGIANGLMTTVHSYTNDQVLTDVYHEDLRRARSATQSMIPTKTGAAAAVGLVLPELAGRLDGFAVRVPTINVSLVDLVFTAQRDTSVDEVNALMKTAAATGPLASVLGYTDEPLVSMDFNHDARSSVFDASCTKVSGRLVKVCAWYDNEWGFSNRMLDTALAMARA; encoded by the coding sequence TTGACCACACGCATCGCCATCAACGGCTATGGCCGCATCGGCCGGAACGTTCTCCGCGCGCTGTTCGAATCCAAGCGCACCGGCGCGGCACGCGACATCGAGATCGTCGCGATCAACGATCTGGGCAATGCCCAGACCAACGCCCACCTGACCCGCTTCGACACCGTGCACGGTCGCTTCGGCCTGCCGGTCAGCCACGAGGGATCGGACCTGGTGGTGGATGGGCATCGCATCCACGTCAGCTCGATCCGCAGCCCCGCCGAACTGCCCTGGAAGCAGCACGGCATCGACATCGTCATGGAGTGCACAGGGCTCTTCACCAGCAAGGCCAAGGCCGGGGCTCACCTGGCCGCCGGGGCGAGGAAGGTGCTGATCAGCGCGCCCGGCGGCGCCGACGTGGATGCGACCGTCGTCTACGGCGTCAACCACGGCGTGCTGCGGGCCGGGCACACCGTGGTGTCGAACGCCTCCTGTACCACCAACTGCCTGGCACCGGTGGCCAAGGTGCTCAACGACGGCATCGGCATCGCCAACGGCCTGATGACCACGGTGCACAGCTACACCAACGACCAGGTGCTGACCGACGTGTACCACGAGGACCTGCGCCGCGCGCGCAGCGCCACGCAGTCGATGATCCCCACCAAGACCGGCGCCGCCGCAGCGGTGGGCCTGGTGCTGCCCGAACTGGCTGGCCGACTCGACGGCTTCGCGGTGCGCGTGCCGACCATCAACGTCTCGCTGGTCGATCTGGTGTTCACTGCCCAACGCGATACCAGCGTCGACGAGGTCAACGCGCTGATGAAGACGGCCGCGGCCACGGGCCCGCTGGCCAGCGTGCTGGGCTACACCGACGAGCCGCTGGTGTCGATGGACTTCAATCACGACGCGCGCTCCAGCGTGTTCGACGCGAGCTGCACCAAGGTCTCGGGTCGGCTCGTGAAGGTCTGCGCCTGGTACGACAACGAGTGGGGCTTCAGCAACCGCATGCTCGACACCGCCCTGGCGATGGCCCGGGCCTGA
- a CDS encoding phosphoglycerate kinase has translation MAFMTLDQINLRGQRVFIRCDFNVPLDAAGRITDDTRIRASIPGIRHALTQGARVMLASHLGRPGEGALTPADSLAPVARRVGELLDREVPLVGDWLARPFDVTPGQAVMLENCRANVGEKANSRELALRMAELCDVYVNDAFGTAHRAEATTEALARVAPVACAGPLMASELNALGRALARPARPLAAIVGGSKVSTKLSVLKSLADQVELLVVGGGMANTFLLAAGQKVGKSLCEPDMVETAAQVASTLAARGAELFMPIDVVTATEFSEDAIPAIKALSEVGPDDLILDFGPRSMQALVERLAPCKTIVWNGPLGVFEIEQFSYGTRTLATAIAASQAFSIAGGGDTVAAINRFDVAKDIDYVSTAGGAFLEFLEGRTLPAVKALQDRAA, from the coding sequence ATGGCCTTCATGACCCTGGACCAGATCAACCTGCGCGGCCAGCGGGTGTTCATCCGCTGCGACTTCAACGTGCCGCTCGATGCCGCCGGTCGCATCACCGACGACACCCGCATCCGCGCCAGCATCCCCGGCATCCGCCACGCGCTGACCCAGGGGGCGCGCGTCATGCTCGCCTCGCACCTCGGTCGACCCGGCGAGGGCGCACTGACGCCGGCCGACTCGCTCGCACCGGTAGCGCGCCGTGTCGGTGAACTGCTCGACCGCGAGGTGCCGCTGGTCGGCGACTGGCTCGCACGGCCTTTCGACGTCACCCCCGGGCAGGCCGTGATGCTGGAGAACTGCCGCGCCAATGTGGGCGAAAAGGCCAACTCGCGCGAGCTGGCGCTGCGCATGGCCGAACTGTGCGATGTCTATGTGAACGACGCCTTCGGCACCGCCCACCGCGCCGAGGCCACGACGGAAGCCCTGGCGCGCGTTGCCCCGGTGGCCTGCGCCGGCCCGCTGATGGCGTCGGAGCTGAACGCGCTCGGACGCGCACTGGCTCGGCCGGCCCGGCCTCTGGCGGCCATCGTCGGCGGTTCGAAAGTGTCGACCAAGCTGTCGGTGCTGAAGTCGCTGGCCGACCAGGTCGAGTTGCTGGTGGTCGGTGGCGGCATGGCCAACACCTTCCTGCTGGCCGCGGGGCAGAAGGTGGGCAAGTCGCTGTGCGAGCCGGACATGGTCGAGACGGCCGCGCAGGTGGCCTCGACGCTCGCCGCGCGCGGCGCCGAGCTCTTCATGCCGATCGACGTGGTGACCGCCACCGAGTTCTCCGAGGACGCCATCCCGGCGATCAAGGCGCTGAGCGAGGTCGGGCCCGACGACCTGATCCTCGACTTCGGTCCTCGGTCGATGCAGGCCCTCGTCGAGCGACTGGCGCCCTGCAAGACCATCGTGTGGAACGGCCCGCTGGGCGTGTTCGAGATCGAGCAGTTCTCCTACGGCACCCGCACGCTGGCCACCGCCATCGCCGCATCGCAGGCCTTCTCGATCGCCGGTGGCGGCGACACCGTCGCCGCGATCAACCGCTTCGACGTGGCCAAGGACATCGACTATGTCTCCACCGCCGGCGGTGCCTTCCTCGAGTTCCTCGAGGGCAGAACGCTGCCCGCTGTGAAGGCGCTCCAGGACCGCGCCGCCTGA
- the fba gene encoding class II fructose-bisphosphate aldolase (catalyzes the reversible aldol condensation of dihydroxyacetonephosphate and glyceraldehyde 3-phosphate in the Calvin cycle, glycolysis, and/or gluconeogenesis) translates to MAMISLRQLLDHAAEHGYGVPAFNVNNLEQIQAIMQAAQKTDSPVILQASAGARKYAGEPFLRKMVEAAAEMYPDIPIVMHQDHGASPAVCIQSIRSGFTSVMMDGSLLEDAKTPASYEYNVDVTRRVVDMAHAIGVSVEGELGCLGSLESGMAGEEDGVGAEGVLTHEQMLTDPEQAADFVAKTGVDALAIAIGTSHGAYKFSRKPTGDILAIDRIKAIHARIPNTHLVMHGSSSVPQEWLAIIREHGGDIKETYGVPVEEIQEGIRFGVRKVNIDTDIRLAMTGAMRRAMGKDRSEFDPRKFLKDATAAARDVCVDRFQAFGCAGMASKIKPVSLEAGAKRYA, encoded by the coding sequence ATGGCAATGATTTCCCTGAGACAGCTGCTCGACCATGCCGCCGAGCACGGTTATGGCGTACCCGCCTTCAACGTGAACAACCTGGAGCAGATCCAGGCCATCATGCAGGCTGCCCAGAAGACCGACAGCCCGGTGATCCTGCAGGCCTCTGCCGGCGCACGCAAGTACGCCGGCGAGCCCTTCCTGCGCAAGATGGTCGAGGCCGCCGCCGAGATGTACCCCGACATCCCGATCGTGATGCACCAGGACCATGGCGCCAGCCCGGCTGTATGCATTCAGTCGATCCGCTCCGGATTCACCAGCGTGATGATGGACGGCTCGCTGCTCGAAGATGCCAAGACGCCGGCCAGCTACGAGTACAACGTCGACGTGACGCGCCGCGTGGTCGACATGGCGCATGCGATCGGCGTGTCGGTGGAGGGCGAACTCGGCTGCCTGGGTTCACTCGAGTCCGGCATGGCCGGCGAAGAGGACGGGGTCGGCGCTGAAGGCGTGCTGACCCACGAGCAAATGTTGACCGACCCGGAGCAGGCGGCCGACTTCGTGGCCAAGACGGGTGTCGATGCGCTGGCCATCGCCATCGGCACCAGCCATGGCGCCTACAAGTTCAGCCGCAAGCCGACCGGCGACATCCTCGCGATCGACCGCATCAAGGCGATCCACGCGCGCATCCCGAACACGCACCTGGTGATGCACGGCTCGTCGTCGGTGCCGCAGGAATGGCTGGCGATCATCCGCGAGCACGGCGGCGACATCAAGGAGACCTACGGCGTGCCGGTCGAGGAGATCCAGGAAGGCATCCGCTTCGGTGTGCGCAAGGTCAACATCGACACCGACATCCGGCTGGCGATGACCGGTGCGATGCGCCGCGCGATGGGCAAGGACCGCAGCGAGTTCGATCCACGCAAGTTCCTGAAGGACGCCACCGCCGCGGCGCGCGACGTGTGCGTCGACCGCTTCCAGGCCTTCGGCTGCGCCGGCATGGCCTCGAAGATCAAGCCGGTGTCGCTGGAAGCCGGCGCGAAACGCTACGCCTGA
- a CDS encoding CreA family protein yields the protein MTFLLLAAGLGVTASASSQQVGEVDTVFKLIGPDHKIVVDAYDDPKVAGVTCYVSRAKTGGIKGAVGLAEDKAEASIACRQTGAISFLKPLPEQEEMFSERQSLVFKRLHVVRMVDRARNTLVYLTYSDRVIEGSPQNSVTAVPIDRALTIPIK from the coding sequence ATGACCTTCCTGCTGCTGGCCGCGGGGCTCGGTGTGACGGCGAGCGCGAGCTCGCAGCAGGTCGGCGAGGTCGATACCGTGTTCAAGCTGATCGGGCCGGACCACAAGATCGTGGTCGATGCCTACGACGACCCCAAGGTCGCTGGCGTGACCTGCTACGTCTCGCGCGCCAAGACCGGCGGCATCAAGGGAGCCGTCGGCCTGGCCGAGGACAAGGCGGAGGCCTCGATCGCCTGCCGGCAGACCGGCGCCATCAGCTTCCTGAAGCCCCTGCCGGAGCAGGAAGAGATGTTCAGCGAACGCCAGTCGCTGGTGTTCAAGCGCCTGCACGTGGTACGCATGGTCGATCGGGCGCGCAACACCCTGGTCTACCTGACCTATTCCGATCGGGTGATCGAGGGTTCGCCGCAGAACAGCGTCACCGCCGTGCCGATCGACCGGGCGCTGACCATCCCGATCAAATGA
- a CDS encoding HD-GYP domain-containing protein, with the protein MNSLTSYPEPSEPSAAAGDDLVSPSQAALPSDLTAIHHQLLTLLRAPSQEGAWVSLIDGVGRRIRALVERDADMALYLQVQSAQRVQDHYSSQHALFCAVVVDLCLHHLNVGDAERQSAALATLTMNLSMMELQNELIHRERTPTLDQRRVIDGHAQAGAQLLRQVGVQDPVWLEIVELHHTDPPPETGFAALSPTQRLASVVRRVDVFTAKMSSRRFRAGMPATLAARAACLGPDGRPDVVGSAVIKSLGMYPPGSYVKLASGEVAVVTRRGVKANEPVVASLVGRDGRPLAAATPRDTADRSHAVAGIVRPAEVRGPVPPVRVGVSDRL; encoded by the coding sequence TTGAACTCGCTGACCTCTTACCCGGAGCCTTCCGAGCCCAGTGCGGCAGCCGGCGACGACCTAGTGTCCCCTTCGCAGGCAGCCCTGCCGTCCGACCTGACCGCGATCCACCACCAGTTGCTCACGCTGTTACGGGCGCCTAGCCAGGAAGGGGCGTGGGTCTCGCTGATCGATGGAGTCGGCCGGCGCATCCGGGCACTGGTCGAGCGCGACGCCGACATGGCGCTCTACCTGCAGGTGCAGAGCGCGCAGCGGGTGCAGGATCACTACAGCAGCCAGCACGCGCTGTTCTGCGCGGTGGTGGTCGACCTGTGCCTCCACCATCTGAACGTCGGGGATGCCGAGCGCCAATCCGCCGCGCTCGCGACGCTGACAATGAACCTCAGCATGATGGAGCTGCAGAACGAGCTGATCCATCGCGAGCGCACTCCGACGCTGGACCAGCGGCGCGTCATCGACGGTCATGCGCAGGCCGGTGCCCAGTTGCTGCGGCAGGTCGGTGTGCAGGATCCGGTCTGGCTCGAGATCGTCGAACTGCACCACACCGATCCGCCGCCGGAGACCGGCTTCGCGGCGCTTAGCCCGACCCAGCGCCTGGCCAGCGTGGTGCGTCGCGTCGATGTCTTCACCGCCAAGATGAGTTCGCGCCGATTCCGGGCCGGGATGCCGGCCACCCTGGCAGCGCGTGCGGCCTGCCTGGGGCCGGACGGGCGGCCCGATGTGGTGGGTTCGGCCGTCATCAAGTCGCTCGGCATGTATCCGCCCGGCAGCTACGTCAAGCTGGCCAGCGGTGAGGTGGCCGTCGTCACGCGGCGCGGCGTCAAGGCGAACGAGCCGGTCGTGGCCAGTCTCGTCGGCCGGGATGGTCGGCCGCTGGCCGCGGCCACACCGCGTGACACGGCCGATCGCAGCCATGCCGTGGCAGGTATCGTGCGGCCGGCCGAAGTCCGCGGACCGGTGCCGCCGGTGCGCGTGGGCGTGTCCGACCGCCTGTGA
- the asd gene encoding archaetidylserine decarboxylase (Phosphatidylserine decarboxylase is synthesized as a single chain precursor. Generation of the pyruvoyl active site from a Ser is coupled to cleavage of a Gly-Ser bond between the larger (beta) and smaller (alpha chains). It is an integral membrane protein.), whose amino-acid sequence MSERLPVLLQYLVPQRALTVFAGFVASGRWGGITTAIIRRFVRKYRVDMSEAAEPDIARYTRFNDFFTRALRPGARPLASAELVCPVDGAISQFGAIERDQIFQAKGHHYSTRALVGGDAELAARFQDGQFATLYLSPRDYHRIHMPCDGRLLRMIHVPGDLFSVNPVTARGVPGLFARNERVVCEFDGPLGPFVLVLVGATIVGSMATVWHGQVNPPRSGRLREWRYADRELRLRQGEEMGRFLLGSTVVALFPQGSVRFDPGWEPGRAVRLGEAMAFAPLL is encoded by the coding sequence GTGTCCGAACGACTTCCCGTGCTGCTGCAGTACCTGGTGCCCCAGCGGGCGCTGACGGTGTTTGCCGGCTTCGTGGCCTCGGGGCGCTGGGGCGGCATCACGACCGCCATCATCCGTCGCTTCGTCCGCAAGTACCGGGTCGACATGAGCGAGGCGGCCGAGCCCGACATCGCCCGCTACACCCGCTTCAACGACTTCTTCACCCGGGCGCTGCGCCCGGGCGCCCGCCCGCTGGCGTCGGCCGAACTGGTGTGTCCGGTCGACGGCGCGATCAGCCAGTTCGGCGCGATCGAGCGCGACCAGATCTTCCAGGCCAAGGGGCACCACTATTCGACCCGCGCGCTGGTCGGTGGCGACGCGGAGCTGGCGGCGCGCTTCCAGGACGGGCAGTTCGCCACGCTCTACCTCAGTCCGCGTGACTACCACCGCATCCACATGCCCTGCGACGGCCGGCTGCTGCGCATGATCCACGTGCCGGGGGACCTGTTTTCGGTCAACCCGGTCACCGCGCGCGGTGTCCCGGGGCTGTTCGCGCGCAACGAGCGGGTGGTCTGCGAGTTCGACGGACCGCTGGGGCCCTTCGTGCTGGTGCTCGTGGGGGCGACCATCGTCGGCAGCATGGCCACGGTCTGGCACGGCCAGGTGAATCCCCCGCGCAGCGGCCGGCTGCGCGAGTGGCGCTATGCCGACCGCGAACTGCGGCTGCGGCAGGGTGAGGAGATGGGGCGGTTCCTGCTGGGGTCGACCGTCGTGGCACTGTTTCCGCAGGGTTCGGTCCGCTTCGATCCGGGCTGGGAGCCCGGACGGGCAGTGCGCCTGGGCGAGGCGATGGCGTTCGCTCCGCTTCTGTAG